The nucleotide window TAAATAATGCTCTTTCAAAAATTTGAAACCCTAACCATTTTTTATACATACAAGGGCGAACATCGCCCAACGATCTAATGACAATATGCCTTACTTAATATATAAACAATTTAGGTCATTACCGACCGATTTTGACAAATAAATACACACAACTTCACGATACATAAAACGTATCACAAATAATAACGTATGATTCATGAAATACACGGTATTATAAAGACGATGACCACCAATCATCAGCGGCTGCTTCTAAGTGATGGCGTACAATACTTGTAATATCTCCAGCTGTATAGGCCACGTATTGGTTGAATTCTTGAAGCACATAAAGATTCCTCAGGTTTCTTTCTACGGTGCTGATGTTCTCGGTAAATTGGACGGGTATTACGGTGCTTGGTCTAACGATGTGTTCATGCAGACCTTCTTTCAGCATCTGTATAAGGAATAACGATAAAATCAAGAATAAATATAAATTACAATATAGTGATTCAATTTATTAGAAATGTTATCATTCAGTTgccttattttgttatttattccatTCGGTAATTTAATATCAGAAAGTTACAATAGTCAAAAGAGGCCTATAATCACACATATTTGGAATTCCCTCCTGAACGTATGGGACGGTCAGGGGCTAACGCCAACGCAATGTCGGTAGCAACGTAAACTTTCCAATATTCGGTTTACCGAGCTACCTGCACTCAAAAAATTCTCTGATAAATTTCGTTTTTCTAATTTGTTTATttcctttttgtttgttttggttttggcgTGTTTTTTCCTTCTTTTGGTATAGCATCTCATGTGTAGAATGAACAGTGGCCAGTGGCAGCGCTAGGATTTTTCCAGGGGaattgggggcaaagtgaatttcggggggacaaaattgccacaaaagtggaaatttacgtgatttggggtttttttgtggggggaaactgggggaaagaaaaatattggggggtgcAAATGTCCCCTTGTCCCCCGTAGCTCCGGCACTGCCCATGTGTAGAATGAACAGTGGCATGGGATAACGTATTCTGTCATGAATACATCGTCCCATGTTTAGTAAACACATCGTTGTTGACACGAGATGTTGTACTCCAGGACAGAATAGCCGGCATCACATGTTTATTACCAtgtgacactaaaatgcatttgttCACTCTTATGGAAAACAAATGAAAGAGGAACTTACCGCAATTTCCATTCTGTGTCTGAATCGCCTGAAAGATGTCATGGTCGTGCGCAGATTGTGGAGATATCCAGGGAATTCCGTGTCTGCAGTTATCAAATGTCTGGACTCTTCATCAATGAGGACTGCTTGAAGACCGCTTTGGTATGCGAGAAGATTGGGGTAGTGAAGGAGCAGGAGATCCTGATGCTGTAAATATATGATAAATTTTGATTGGTTAAGATGTTTTTTCTTTTTGGGTGGATTGGTTAACTGATGATTGGTTGACTgatatgatgattgattgattgattgattgattgattgattgattgattgattgattgattgattgattgattgatttttctcCGACTTAATTGATATAATTTAATGTTCTTTTGAATTTGAAAGTTTAAGTTGAATATTCCATAGACTTACCGACATTAGTACCCGCTCAGCAGCATGTGGCAGAGAGCCTGAACTTGGGATGTTTGTTACTTGTAGATCGTGTATAATTTGCATGTTTACTGCTCGTTTCTGTCAACAACAAAAGACAAATacaagaaaaaaataattaatgatTTATATTGAACATCTATTGTTTAAAGTAGCATTCTGCAAAAGTTGTGTTGGTGATGATGAAACATAATTTgaaattagaaaaaataaaatgaagcaTATTGCAACCAATGAAAAGACAACACCCTCATTCCTCAATATGCTTTAATATTTATAAACTTTTACGGTGGAGGTCATTGACCTATAATATGAAGGCCTATATCGTTGTAAATTTCACCATTGAAACAAAAAATATAGCTATGTTTGACCATAGACAGAAAGCTACTGTCTATGGTTTGACAATCCATGCAGCCATCAGTGGATGTAACGATTTTAGCCAATATTTTGTTGACGTCTTTTGTGGTGACCATTACGGCCATTATAAACATgggaaaatccaagatggcctcagGCATGTTAATCATCCTTTAATATTATTTGACTTCCGGTGTTAAGATAATCTCTTTTTATTCTCTTCCTCATGCCAAACCTTTATCTCTTACTTTTTTCCAGAATTACTCACTGTTTACTCTAACCATCGAGATAAAATTTGGTTACAAACCTCAACATTTACTCTTGGCTTGTAAAATAcgttaataaaataattaatgtcTTTAATAGTCATTCGTTATGGGCCAACTTCCGACTCCGAGAACTTTCCTTGTTGTTACCATGAACTATTGCGCTGTGTCCAATATTTGACAAATAATTAACTCAAAATTATTGATCCAGAACGCGATTTGTACATATATACGGTATATCTTGTATGCGTACTGCATACgtttttgaaatgatattttactcTCTTTTTTCATATCCTGTGAATAATATAATCATTTTCTTGTGATTAAACTAAGACTTTTAAAgtcttttaaaggagtatttcgtgatcctagcagcctctttttatgacatttttcagtagatatccacgaaaaaagcttatcccaaaaatttcagttgattccgattttgcgtttgccagttatgcatgattatatatattttcttttgagTTCTTTTGAGTGTAGGTTTTGTCAAATTGGGTGGAGTTTATAAGCTGAAAGTAATTTATAGGTTCTGGTTCTCACCGTGAAAACaccctttttcttcttttttacgtAGGTATAGCCTGCCCATTTCAAATATGACGCGGGTTCGATGGTTTCCCAACCGGATTTAAAAGTCAAACGTACAAAGTCAATTGATAACGAACTTTGATCTTTAACTAATTCTATCGCTTATCACAAATCAACAGTATATTGGGTATTCCCTCCCAAAGTTATTTTGGTGTTATGGTTCACTAAATCTGAATTTATATTTCTGTCGCtgatgatttttttaaaccaaataaaaaatatatttatttaaaacaacaaaacaatcAAATCTTCTCGAAAAGCCGTCGCCGTAAGCGATCGAAGTATGAACGCGAGTCCCTTAATTatcatcaattaaaaataatattatcaaaaCTAAAAGGTATGTGGCGCGTGTCTATGTACAAAGTCCACATGTCaattgaatgaataaataatccAAAAGTTTTGAAGAATAGAATTTCAGTTTTTCATGAGCATAATTTGGGTTTAGCACGGAATTCGAATAGGATTaaagttagagttagggttacggttaggggtaggattagagttgggatttgtttggtattctcatACACGAAGGATGCACTACgtgaaaaatatatttaaattaatgAGTATAAACATGCCTATTGGTTCAATgtttcttgaaataaaatttggTAAAAGAGAGCCTTTTCATGACCATTCTAATTCCAGCCTTTTTTGTGTTGGTCAGATGCCTTATGTCAGAATGTGAGAAGGTGTTGTACAGGAAATATATGCGACCAGGAAAGTGCCACTATTATTAGTGACATTTCCCTGATCCGACATTCTTTAAACAAAGCAGTAAATATGATAAAAGCATggaaaaaaagagccaaaagtgattaaaattttcaaaatactgATCATCATATCCGTGGCATTTCCCTGACCCGACATTCTttaaacaaaacggtaaatatgATAAAAGCATGGAAAAAAGAGACAAAATCATCATACACGTTCTATACTTTTTGCGTAAAAACCCAAACCAAATGTTGCATTATCATTTCTATTCAGTGGCTAGAATTGAATAGTCATAAATAATTAAACTCAAGTTgagtttaattattaattattgtcgTTCTGGAGATGAGTGTGAAAGCTGTTTCCATTTAATAATGACAATGTTGAATAACAGCAGGTAAATTTGAGGTATTGTAATAAACAAATCTTAGTTAAAGGCAAAGTaagtacaataattattatttgtgcaGGTCGAATTTTAAAAGGCCTGTCAAAAATGATTACCACTCCCCCTTCGGCATGCCaaaaatccaccccccccccctcggtaTGTCAAAATGTCCTTGCCTCCccctttgtacatgtatatatggcaaatatttacaatttacaaatCTTCAATGGTCTAACGCAAGTGTCTAAAATTGTTTTCCCCACCCTTTTGCCCTGTCAAGAATTGCTCccgcccgccccccccccctcatgcagataattattgcacaacccctaaatgAAACCTGCATCTGGAATGGTCATTCAATGAGACAAAGTATTTGTTAAATGTCTTTTTTTGCAAGTCGGGCAAGTTGATCCTTAAGGATAGGTCCTGGACTTGGCATGTAGCCTACATGAATTGGGTGGGGTCTGGGGTGTCACTGTTTTAGATAAATACTTACAAATGTAACGTATGCGTTGTTGTGTTGTTCACGGAGAGTAACAGTGTGATCTTCAAGCATTTGGTAGATGGCAAGATGGGATTCTGCAGGCATGATAGGAATTGTAATATCATCAGTGTCGGCAGTTCCTGTGTGAGATAATTGCACGGTTGTTGGCCTTATTGTCGGGGCTGATGATGTGGAATGAATCCACAAGAAAATGGTCCAAAGGCAGAGAGTTATAACTGTAAAGGAAACGAAAAGATAAGAATTTTAATATTAGGTACAAAAATATAGTAAATATAACAATACTTTTACAATTAGGTTCTTAAAATAATCAAAAGCTGAAGCAAGGGGTACTCTTTACGGCGGTCAAATATTGCAATAATCATGAAGGCCTACTTTTACTCAGTAATTGATAAACTCGTAGGCATACTAATGATAGTAAAATGTGCATCCAATTAATATGGGTAGGCCTAAATGGAATCAGGTATGGGCATATTACATTACACTACTATGCCTGCGCCCTTGTAAAGTAcacacctgtaaagtgtgctgaggcttgtgaatcaacgtctaggcgttgtgcctgtatgcgtagcgcactataaacacGTACTTGAAATACACATGATTGTTAAAACCTGTCAGTTATGTTATATTATTATGCCGAACATTGGTCATTTTACGAATTTGAGTTGATTATGTCAACCTTGTTGAACTCGACTTTATTGACTTCGATTCCTATAATATAATTCTTTATCACTACTATTACTAAGCATGTACTTACCATTAAGATATTCCATGCTTCAAAGCACTGTTATTGTATTGATCACAAATATCTATAGCTGACACACTGTATAAACACGCTCGTATAGTAATATTGCAAACACACGTGTAGAAATATTGCACTGGTCTGTTTCGAAGCttccaaagtaggcctactttgtaaAATTCCACTGTTAAAATTACTTTTGTTTTCTTAAGTGATGTTAGATCTTTAATATCAAAAAGCGAATTGATGTTTCTACTCCACTTCACCAGCTTTATAAACTTTGAAGCCATTTTTTTGAACAGTTAGAGAGTTGGCTAAAAATAAACTGCATTGGCACAGCATAGCATAGTGATTCACTGCGCATGACTATAGTGTGACGTATGATATGCAGTGAGGAGTCCTGATTGGGGAATCCCCACAATGCCGGTGACATGTACTAAAAAAGTTATCACAGCCATTGGTGTATTATGCAATGTATCACGAATCTATCtaagatttttgtttaaaaaacattcAAGAAGAGTGAGTAGTGTGGTAAGGAATCTTTAACCAGCAAATTAGATTCTAGTTTTATTAGATGGTAAATacttaaattattataataattctgCAATGCAGAAAAATGCATATTATTTTCAGCTTATAAACATTTAGTGAGCAGATACGAAGAAAGTTCATGATCaaatatctgtaaggggtaaaACACAACAAACGACTCACGATCcttgccgagggggggggggcggcgacCGGTGATGCTATACTCCTACACATGTT belongs to Amphiura filiformis chromosome 18, Afil_fr2py, whole genome shotgun sequence and includes:
- the LOC140139352 gene encoding uncharacterized protein encodes the protein MQIIHDLQVTNIPSSGSLPHAAERVLMSHQDLLLLHYPNLLAYQSGLQAVLIDEESRHLITADTEFPGYLHNLRTTMTSFRRFRHRMEIAMLKEGLHEHIVRPSTVIPVQFTENISTVERNLRNLYVLQEFNQYVAYTAGDITSIVRHHLEAAADDWWSSSL